The nucleotide sequence CTCGATCCGGGTGGCCGCTGGCATGATCGCACACGCCGTCAATCCGGCATCGGCAACCGCGTCGCGCAGATAGGCCTCGCCATGGGCGTAGCGCAGCCCGCGCCCAAGAATAACGCCCTCACCCGGATGGGTCTCCACTGTGAACGCCAGCAGCCCCTGCGGCTTCAGCACGCGCGCGGCCTCGCGGAGCAACGGCTCCAGTTTTGGCACATAGACAAAAGCGTCAGCCGCGATGACGAGATTCGCGCTGGCCTCGCTCTCCGCGCACAGACCTTGCAACATATCCGTGACGTCGAGCCGTGCATAAAGGCCGGTGGCGCGGGCGCGCTCGATCATGCCGGGCGACAGGTCGATCCCGATCAATTCATCGGACAATGAGGCAAACTCGCGCCCGGCCAGCCCCGTACCGCATCCGAGATCGATCGCCCGCTTGAAACGCGCCGGCAGCCTTGCCGCGTGACGAGCCGCCAGCACCGCCTTCAGCAACACCTGCGGGCCGCAATAGTCCAGGTCCTGCACCAGCGTCTTGTCGAACCTCGGCGCATACTGATCGAACAGCGCACGCACATAGCCGGGCGGCATGGAGGAGACTTCCTCCGCACCTAGCCGCATCAGCCGCAGCTTCGCGCCGTGCCTGTCGTCAGGATCGGACTGGCAGGCATGGGTGTAGGCGACAATGGCCCCATCCCAGGCGCCGAGTTGTTCGCGCAAATCTCCAAGCATGAACCACGCCGATGCAAAGCCCGGCTCCAGCTCAATCGCCTGCTCCATCAGCTCTGCTGCCGCCGCAAGGTCGCCGCGCAGCATCAGATCGCGTCCAAAATCGAAGCGCCGGTCGGCGATCAGATTTCCCGAGGACAGGAACAACGCGGCTGGCATGGACTTGGTCTGAACCTGATTGGCAGAATTAAAGGGCAAATTGATCCTGGGAGTAAGCGGCTGAGCCTGAGCGTTGCAAGCCAAGGCTCGAATGAAGGCCCGCACAACCTATATGAAGTCCATGCGTCCGCAAGACATCCTCATGCCGGTCGCCGCCGGCCTGTGCTGCAAGCCCGGCGGCTTTCATATCGATCCGGTGCGGCCGGTCGAACGGGCGCTGATCACCCACGGCCATTCCGATCATGCCCGCCCTGGTCATGGCGCGGTGCTGGCGACGCAGGAAACCCTCGACATGATGCGGCTGCGCTATGGCGAAAATTTCGCTGGCAGCACGCAGGCGATCTCCTACGGCGAGACCATCAAGCTCGGTGACGTCAGCACGACCTTCCATCCGGCCGGGCACGTGCTGGGCTCGGCGCAGATCGCGGTCACCCACGGCAAGATCAAAATCGTTGCTTCCGGCGATTACAAGGACACCGCCGACCCGACCTGCACGCCGTTCGAGGTGGTGCCGTGCGACGTATTCATTACAGAGGCGACGTTCGGATTGCCGGTATTTCGCCACAGCGATGTTGCGGGCGAGATTGCGAAACTTCTGGCATCGGTCGCGCTGTTTCCCGAACGCGCGCATCTGGTCGGTGCCTATTCGCTCGGCAAGGCGCAGCGGGTCATCGCGCTCATCCGTGCGGCAGGGTACGACGCGCCGATCTATCTGCATGGCGCGATGGAGAAGATCACGCGCTACTACGAGAGCCGCGGAATTGATCTCGGCGACCTGCGGCTGGCGAAGGGCATGAAAAAAACCGAACTCGCCGGCACCATCACCCTCGCGCCGCCCACCGCGATCACCGATATCTGGACGCGGCGATTTCCCGATCCGGTCGCCGCCTTTGCATCAGGCTGGATGCGGGTGCGCGCACGCGCGCGGCAAAAGGGAATCGAACTGCCGCTGGTGATTTCTGACCACGCCGATTGGGACGGCCTCTGCGCCACCATCGACGCAACGGGCGCCGGCGAAGTCTGGGTGACGCACGGACAGGAAGACGCGCTGGTGCACTGGTGCCAGTCGAAAGGCCTGAAGGCGCGACCGCTTGCTCTGGTCGGCTATGGTGACGAGGACGAAGACAGCGCGGCAGCGGACGAGGCGACGTCGCCATGAACTGTTTCGCGCATCTGCTGGATCGCCTTGCCTACGAGCCCGGACGCAACAACAAGCTGCGGCTGATCACAGGCTACTTTCGTGAGACACCTGACCCGGACCGCGGCTGGGCGCTCGCGGCGCTGACCGGCGCGCTGTCGTTTCGGCACGCCAAGCCCGGACTGATCCGCGACCTGATCGCGGAACGCACCGACCCGACGCTGTTTGCGTTGTCCTATGACTATGTCGGCGACCTGTCGGAGACCGTCGCACTGATGTGGCCCACCGACAAGCGCGCCACGAACTCGCCGCCTCCTCCGACGCTGACCGACGTGGTCACCACCTTCAACACGCTGGGCAAGACGGAAATCCCAGCGCAACTGGTGCGCTGGCTCGATGAGCTTGACGAGACCGGTCGATGGGCACTCTTGAAGCTTGTTACAGGCGGCCTGCGCATCGGCGTCTCGGCGCGGCTGGCGAAAACAGCGGCGGCAGCGCTGGGCGACAAGGACGCGCACGATGTTGAACTGCTGTGGCCGGGGCTCGCACCACCGTATCTCGATCTGTTCGCGTGGCTGGAGGACCGCGCCGACAAGCCGGTCAACCGCGATCCCGCGCCGTTCCGTCCGGTCATGCTGGCCCACGCCATCGAGGACACCGACTTCGCAAATCTCGCGCCGGAGGACTTCACCGCCGAATGGAAATGGGACGGCATCCGCGTGCAGGCGGTCAGCGGGCGCGACGAGAAAGGCAACACTGTTACACGTCTCTATTCGCGCACCGGCGAGGACATCACCATGAGTTTTCCGGATCTGATGCCATCCTTGAGAGTGCCCGGCGCGCTCGACGGCGAGCTGCTGGTGCTGCGCGACGGGCGGGTGCAGACGTTCAATGTGTTGCAGCAGCGGCTGAACCGAAAATCCGTGACGCCGAAGCTGATGAAGGATTATCCGATCCATCTGCGCGCCTACGACCTGCTCAACGACGGCGACAACGACCTGCGCATGCAGACGTTCTCCGAGCGGCGCGCGAAGCTTCAAGATTTCGTCGCGCAACTCGCCGATCCGCGCATCGATCTCTCGCCGCAGGTGGCATTCAAGACATGGGACGACCTCGCCGCCGCGCGCGCCGATCCTGGCCGCGCTGGAGCCGGAGAAGATTCGGAGGCTGTCGAGGGCGTCATGCTGAAGCGGCGCGACGCACCCTATCTGCCGGGTCGCCCAAAAGGCCAATGGTGGAAATGGAAACGCGATCCACACATCATCGACGCCGTGTTGATGTACGCGCAGCGCGGCCACGGCAAACGCTCGTCGTATTATTCAGATTACACCTTCGGCGTCTGGACCAGCATCGATGGCGCCGATCAGCTCGTGCCGGTCGGCAAGGCCTATTTCGGCTTCACCGACGAAGAGTTGATTCAAATCGACCGTTTCGTCCGCCGCCACACCACCGAGAAATTCGGTCCAGTGCGCCACGTGGTGCACGAACCCGATCAGGGATTGGTGTTTGAGGTCGCGTTCGAGGGGCTGGCGCGCTCGGCGCGGCACAAGTCCGGCGTTGCCATGCGCTTTCCCCGCATCAGCCGCTTGCGCTGGGATAAACCGCCGCGCGATGCGGATCGGCTGGAAACACTTGAACGGATGTTAGTCTTCGAAAGCAGGATTTCCTCTCCGGCGACCGCTGACGGCCATTGACGGCGGCGAGACAGTTCCCCATGTGGCGTGCTATTGTGCGCTGACGCACCCACTCAGGAGACGACGATGCCGGACGATGTGAAGGAATTGCCAGCCAGGAACGACGACACCCTGTCGCGCTTCCTCGGCGGTTCGCCGCTGGCGGTGCTGCTGCGGCTGGTGCTGCTGTCGCTGCTGGTCGGTGTCGTGCTGGCCGCGATCGGCTTCGATCCGTGGAACATCGTCTACAGCATCCGCCGCCTGATCGACTGGGTCTGGAATCTGGGCTTCGACTTTATAAACGGCGTGTGGCGCTACTTCCTGCTGGGCGCGGTAATCGTGATCCCGGTCTGGCTGATCTCGCGGCTGTTCAGCACCCAGCGGCCGCGCTGATTGAGAGACGCCACTAAAGTTACAACCGGACAGGTTTTCAGCATCGCCGGGCCGGCGATGCTGGCCAATCTGACGACGCCGCTGCTTGGCGTCGTCGCGACGGCCTGTATCGGCAGGCTGGGTGACCCCGCGCTGCTCGGCGGCGTCGCCATCGCGTCGATCGTTTTCGATTGCCTGTTCTGGCTGTTCGGTTTCCTGCGCATGGGCACGGTCGCGTTTACCGCGCAGGCCCTGGGCGCGCGGGATCATGCCGAGATCCGCGCAACCCTGTTTCGTGCCATCATTGTCGCGGCAGCCATCGGCCTTCTCCTGATCGCAGTGAGCAAGCCTCTCGGCACTGTCGTCCTGTCACTGATGGGAGGCAGCGAGCCGGTGACGGCCGCGGCACGCGAATACTTCGCGATCCGTCTGTGGTCGGCGCCGATGGCGCTCGGCAACTATGCTCTTCTCGGCTGGTTCGTCGGTCAGGCACGCGCGAAAACCGCGCTTGCGCTGCAAATCCTGATCAATGCGGCCAACATCGCGCTGACGGTGTGGCTGGTCCTTGTGCTCGACAAGGGCGTTGCCGGTGCAGCGATTGCCGCGGTCCTCGCCGAAACAGCCGGATTCATTGTCGGCGCGATACTGGCCTGGCGCCTGCTGGGCCGCGTGTTCGATATCAGCGCCGATCGGCTGTTCGACCGCGAACGGCTCCTGCATATGTTCTCGGTCAACCGCGACATTCTCATCCGTACCGCCGCGCTCATCGCGGCATTTCTTTTCTTTACGTCGCAGGGCGCACGCGCCGGCGACACCGTGCTGGCGGCCAACGCTGTCCTCAACAATTTCCTTCTGATCAGCGCTTTCTTTCTC is from Afipia massiliensis and encodes:
- a CDS encoding class I SAM-dependent DNA methyltransferase, with protein sequence MPAALFLSSGNLIADRRFDFGRDLMLRGDLAAAAELMEQAIELEPGFASAWFMLGDLREQLGAWDGAIVAYTHACQSDPDDRHGAKLRLMRLGAEEVSSMPPGYVRALFDQYAPRFDKTLVQDLDYCGPQVLLKAVLAARHAARLPARFKRAIDLGCGTGLAGREFASLSDELIGIDLSPGMIERARATGLYARLDVTDMLQGLCAESEASANLVIAADAFVYVPKLEPLLREAARVLKPQGLLAFTVETHPGEGVILGRGLRYAHGEAYLRDAVADAGLTACAIMPAATRIEANEPVPGFVVTASKA
- a CDS encoding ligase-associated DNA damage response exonuclease, which produces MRPQDILMPVAAGLCCKPGGFHIDPVRPVERALITHGHSDHARPGHGAVLATQETLDMMRLRYGENFAGSTQAISYGETIKLGDVSTTFHPAGHVLGSAQIAVTHGKIKIVASGDYKDTADPTCTPFEVVPCDVFITEATFGLPVFRHSDVAGEIAKLLASVALFPERAHLVGAYSLGKAQRVIALIRAAGYDAPIYLHGAMEKITRYYESRGIDLGDLRLAKGMKKTELAGTITLAPPTAITDIWTRRFPDPVAAFASGWMRVRARARQKGIELPLVISDHADWDGLCATIDATGAGEVWVTHGQEDALVHWCQSKGLKARPLALVGYGDEDEDSAAADEATSP
- a CDS encoding cisplatin damage response ATP-dependent DNA ligase, producing the protein MNCFAHLLDRLAYEPGRNNKLRLITGYFRETPDPDRGWALAALTGALSFRHAKPGLIRDLIAERTDPTLFALSYDYVGDLSETVALMWPTDKRATNSPPPPTLTDVVTTFNTLGKTEIPAQLVRWLDELDETGRWALLKLVTGGLRIGVSARLAKTAAAALGDKDAHDVELLWPGLAPPYLDLFAWLEDRADKPVNRDPAPFRPVMLAHAIEDTDFANLAPEDFTAEWKWDGIRVQAVSGRDEKGNTVTRLYSRTGEDITMSFPDLMPSLRVPGALDGELLVLRDGRVQTFNVLQQRLNRKSVTPKLMKDYPIHLRAYDLLNDGDNDLRMQTFSERRAKLQDFVAQLADPRIDLSPQVAFKTWDDLAAARADPGRAGAGEDSEAVEGVMLKRRDAPYLPGRPKGQWWKWKRDPHIIDAVLMYAQRGHGKRSSYYSDYTFGVWTSIDGADQLVPVGKAYFGFTDEELIQIDRFVRRHTTEKFGPVRHVVHEPDQGLVFEVAFEGLARSARHKSGVAMRFPRISRLRWDKPPRDADRLETLERMLVFESRISSPATADGH
- a CDS encoding DUF6460 domain-containing protein, which translates into the protein MPDDVKELPARNDDTLSRFLGGSPLAVLLRLVLLSLLVGVVLAAIGFDPWNIVYSIRRLIDWVWNLGFDFINGVWRYFLLGAVIVIPVWLISRLFSTQRPR
- a CDS encoding MATE family efflux transporter, giving the protein MLANLTTPLLGVVATACIGRLGDPALLGGVAIASIVFDCLFWLFGFLRMGTVAFTAQALGARDHAEIRATLFRAIIVAAAIGLLLIAVSKPLGTVVLSLMGGSEPVTAAAREYFAIRLWSAPMALGNYALLGWFVGQARAKTALALQILINAANIALTVWLVLVLDKGVAGAAIAAVLAETAGFIVGAILAWRLLGRVFDISADRLFDRERLLHMFSVNRDILIRTAALIAAFLFFTSQGARAGDTVLAANAVLNNFLLISAFFLDGIANAAEQICGRTYGQRDREGFLTATKLVMLWGSVFALAVTTAYFFFGSGLIALMTSNLDIQRVANSYLVFVILAPIVGFFAFAYDGIFIGATWARDMRNLMLLSLVIFLAAWALLRPFGNAGLWTALLVHYVARGGLQALRYPALFKASFGDGALNPARAPQ